In Pyxicephalus adspersus chromosome 12, UCB_Pads_2.0, whole genome shotgun sequence, a genomic segment contains:
- the CALM1 gene encoding calmodulin-1 isoform X2, with protein MADQLTEEQIAEFKEAFSLFDKDGDGTITTKELGTVMRSLGQNPTEAELQDMINEVDADGNGTIDFPEFLTMMARKMKDTDSEEEIREAFRVFDKDGNGYISAAELRHVMTNLGEKLTDEEVDEMIREADIDGDGQVNYEEFVQMMTAK; from the exons GCAGACCAACTTACTGAAGAGCAGATTGCTG AATTCAAGGAGGCTTTCTCCTTATTTGACAAGGATGGAGATGGCACCATCACCACTAAGGAACTTGGAACAGTCATGCGGTCTCTGGGTCAGAACCCCACTGAAGCTGAGCTGCAAGACATGATTAATGAAGTTGATGCTGATG GAAATGGCACAATTGATTTCCCTGAATTCCTGACcatgatggcaagaaaaatgaAGGACACAGACAGTGAGGAGGAGATCCGTGAGGCCTTCAGAGTCTTTGACAag GACGGTAACGGCTACATCAGTGCAGCTGAACTCCGCCATGTAATGACTAATCTAGGAGAAAAACTAACAGATGAAGAAGTAGATGAAATGATCAGAGAAGCAGACATAGATGGGGATGGACAAGTCAATTATGAAG AATTCGTACAGATGATGACTGCAAAATGA
- the CALM1 gene encoding calmodulin-1 isoform X1 — protein MQADQLTEEQIAEFKEAFSLFDKDGDGTITTKELGTVMRSLGQNPTEAELQDMINEVDADGNGTIDFPEFLTMMARKMKDTDSEEEIREAFRVFDKDGNGYISAAELRHVMTNLGEKLTDEEVDEMIREADIDGDGQVNYEEFVQMMTAK, from the exons GCAGACCAACTTACTGAAGAGCAGATTGCTG AATTCAAGGAGGCTTTCTCCTTATTTGACAAGGATGGAGATGGCACCATCACCACTAAGGAACTTGGAACAGTCATGCGGTCTCTGGGTCAGAACCCCACTGAAGCTGAGCTGCAAGACATGATTAATGAAGTTGATGCTGATG GAAATGGCACAATTGATTTCCCTGAATTCCTGACcatgatggcaagaaaaatgaAGGACACAGACAGTGAGGAGGAGATCCGTGAGGCCTTCAGAGTCTTTGACAag GACGGTAACGGCTACATCAGTGCAGCTGAACTCCGCCATGTAATGACTAATCTAGGAGAAAAACTAACAGATGAAGAAGTAGATGAAATGATCAGAGAAGCAGACATAGATGGGGATGGACAAGTCAATTATGAAG AATTCGTACAGATGATGACTGCAAAATGA